A part of Prolixibacteraceae bacterium genomic DNA contains:
- the cas6 gene encoding CRISPR-associated endoribonuclease Cas6 gives MRLNITIRSNQEEVPFDHQHLLSGVVYKWLGESEEHGNLSLYSFSQLNGAKKGRNGLVFPVGTCFSFSAFNRDLLNRLIRGIQKDPSMFYGLVVEEVEILGEPDFSEEYRFYCGSPILVKCSDAENKKHHLRFDDPNASDVMHRILCKKMDQVGYEYSDFKIYFDQMYGGAKTKLIRYKKINNRCNVCPVIIKGDDRVKRFVWNVGVGSSTGIGFGALK, from the coding sequence ATGAGATTAAATATAACAATACGTTCGAATCAGGAGGAGGTTCCTTTTGATCACCAACATCTATTATCTGGGGTTGTTTATAAATGGTTAGGCGAAAGTGAGGAGCATGGAAATTTATCGCTCTACTCATTCTCGCAGTTAAATGGGGCAAAGAAAGGACGAAATGGATTGGTTTTTCCAGTGGGTACTTGTTTCTCGTTTAGTGCTTTCAATCGAGATCTGTTAAATCGACTAATTCGAGGGATACAGAAAGATCCTAGCATGTTTTATGGTTTGGTTGTTGAAGAGGTTGAGATATTGGGAGAGCCTGATTTCTCTGAGGAGTACCGTTTTTATTGTGGGAGCCCTATCTTGGTGAAATGTAGTGATGCTGAGAATAAGAAACATCATTTGCGTTTTGATGACCCTAATGCTAGTGATGTGATGCATCGTATTTTGTGTAAGAAGATGGATCAGGTTGGTTATGAGTATAGTGACTTTAAGATCTATTTTGATCAGATGTATGGTGGAGCAAAGACGAAATTGATTCGCTATAAAAAGATTAATAATCGATGTAATGTTTGTCCTGTGATTATCAAAGGAGATGATCGAGTGAAGCGTTTTGTATGGAATGTTGGTGTTGGATCAAGTACTGGAATTGGATTTGGGGCATTAAAATAG
- a CDS encoding YjiH family protein, which yields MHKEKNIYTLRNILWFAIPSLLGVFCFMTPIPYKESFSIPIAILKDELLSIIGDRMPLLIAAIMVTASVGYLLSIIFKPKAIWNSRFLKALFVVAPIWGILRIVGTIFTFMVMFNSGPEMILNADTGTFVYSDLLPTLFSVFIFAGFLLPLLTHFGLLELFGTWLTKIMRPLFNLPGRSAIDCLASWLGDGSVGIIMSSKQYEEKSYTQREAAVIGTTFSAVSISFCLVVLSQVKLDHLFVPFYAVVCITGIIVAIIVPRMPPLSRKTDKWIDGSDKTVDKEAIPKGENVIKYGFYKAVKTTDAIEKPWHIVLEGLKNSLDMLVGILPVVMAIGTIGLIISTYTPIFEWLGMPFVPLLKLLQIPEAVDASKCMVVGFADMFIPSILASSIANEMTRFIIAAVSVTQLIFLSEVGALLLGSKIPINLWELFIIFLQRTLVSLPIIAILAHLIF from the coding sequence ATGCATAAAGAAAAAAACATCTATACTCTAAGAAACATTCTATGGTTTGCGATTCCATCGCTTTTAGGCGTGTTCTGTTTCATGACACCCATACCTTACAAAGAGAGTTTCTCTATTCCCATCGCTATTCTCAAAGATGAATTATTATCCATCATTGGTGATCGTATGCCTTTGCTGATTGCTGCAATAATGGTTACTGCAAGCGTTGGCTACTTGCTATCCATTATTTTCAAACCAAAAGCAATATGGAATAGTCGCTTTTTGAAAGCTCTCTTTGTCGTTGCACCCATATGGGGTATCTTAAGAATCGTTGGTACGATTTTTACGTTTATGGTGATGTTCAACAGTGGGCCCGAGATGATATTAAACGCCGACACTGGAACTTTCGTGTACAGTGACCTTCTTCCTACGCTATTCTCTGTTTTTATTTTTGCGGGATTCCTTCTTCCTCTACTAACACATTTTGGTCTTTTGGAGCTATTTGGTACTTGGCTCACTAAGATCATGCGCCCTCTGTTCAATTTGCCTGGACGATCTGCTATTGACTGTTTGGCGTCGTGGCTAGGAGATGGTAGTGTCGGTATTATTATGTCGAGCAAACAGTATGAAGAGAAATCATATACTCAAAGAGAAGCAGCAGTCATTGGTACGACATTCTCTGCAGTTTCTATTAGTTTCTGTTTGGTTGTACTCAGTCAAGTCAAATTAGACCACCTTTTTGTTCCTTTCTATGCTGTAGTATGTATTACAGGTATTATTGTTGCGATTATCGTTCCAAGAATGCCTCCTTTATCTAGAAAGACAGATAAATGGATCGATGGATCGGATAAAACAGTGGATAAAGAGGCTATTCCAAAGGGGGAGAATGTTATCAAATATGGATTTTACAAAGCAGTAAAAACGACTGATGCTATTGAAAAGCCTTGGCATATTGTTTTGGAGGGGTTAAAGAATAGCTTAGATATGTTGGTAGGTATCTTACCTGTGGTGATGGCCATTGGTACCATCGGATTAATTATCTCGACCTATACCCCTATATTCGAATGGCTAGGAATGCCTTTTGTTCCTTTGTTGAAGTTATTACAAATACCTGAGGCGGTTGATGCATCAAAATGTATGGTGGTTGGATTTGCAGATATGTTTATCCCTTCGATCTTGGCATCATCGATTGCGAATGAAATGACAAGATTTATTATCGCAGCAGTATCTGTAACGCAACTTATTTTCCTGAGCGAAGTCGGCGCACTTCTATTAGGGAGTAAAATCCCAATTAATCTCTGGGAGCTATTTATCATCTTTCTACAGAGAACTCTAGTCTCTCTTCCAATTATAGCGATTTTAGCACATCTTATATTTTAA
- a CDS encoding family 20 glycosylhydrolase gives MIAIFASCKTETKSNTDIIPKPQFIEPLSGQFEISSSTTIYAKSSEAIEAAHYLHHFLRDHTDLDLSIVNKKRSKDQIQIETTKSHRAAECYQLYVNDNLIQISAPYYAGLFYGVQSLRALLPAEIESFDQSSNQWVISGVKIDDAPRFQWRGMMLDCSRHFFPVSYIKKHLDRMSRLKMNVFHWHLIDDQGWRIEIKKYPKLTETSSWRADYESLPWGDRPTKDREDGRRYGGFYTQEQIQHIVRYAQERNITVVPEIEMPAHVTALFAAYPEFSCKGKRLNVPTGSLWPITDIYCAGKEETFQFIEDVLSEVMDLFPSKYIHIGGDEANKKEWEHCPDCQRRIKQEGLENVEALQSYFITRVEKFLNKYDRELIGWDEILEGGLAPNAAVMSWRGMQGGIKAAKMHHPVVMTPTQHCYFDYYQGARDLEPLAFGANLPIEKVYEFNPVPKELNATEANYILGVQANLWTEHVATTSHAEYMTFPRLAAMSEVAWTNQENRNWKDFQKRMHKEYLRYQKAGIHYAKSAFNVNFKTEYNEEKKVNTIILQSSSLTGDIYYTLDGTEPNMQSNRYSSPITVDKTTTVKAIQIKDGQPVSKTTETTVYVHIASDGVLTHNTIPSSKYPDKKRSLLNNCTMGTQTFTDGQWVGYEGTDMDVTINLGKVETISSLQSRHLYNPGSWIFLPASVSYEYSMDNKKYQSAGVVRNEFTKEKTPIYYDYPLILKSPIKARYIHITAKNIGACPDWHSGKGQPSWLFCDEIIVK, from the coding sequence ATGATAGCAATTTTCGCATCATGTAAAACGGAGACCAAATCCAACACGGATATTATTCCTAAACCTCAATTTATTGAACCCTTATCTGGTCAATTTGAAATTAGTAGCTCTACAACAATCTATGCTAAAAGCAGTGAAGCAATTGAAGCAGCACACTATTTACATCATTTCCTCAGAGATCATACAGATTTAGATCTGTCTATTGTTAACAAAAAGAGGTCAAAAGATCAGATTCAGATCGAAACGACAAAATCACATAGAGCAGCAGAGTGCTACCAGCTATATGTAAACGACAATCTTATTCAAATATCCGCCCCCTATTATGCTGGATTATTTTACGGTGTACAATCCCTACGTGCCCTACTTCCAGCTGAGATAGAATCTTTCGATCAGAGTTCAAACCAATGGGTCATATCAGGAGTTAAAATTGATGATGCTCCTCGATTCCAATGGAGAGGCATGATGCTTGATTGTTCTAGACACTTCTTTCCTGTATCCTATATCAAAAAGCACTTAGATAGAATGTCAAGACTAAAGATGAATGTTTTTCACTGGCACCTGATTGATGATCAAGGATGGAGAATAGAGATCAAGAAATATCCAAAATTAACAGAGACATCATCATGGAGAGCTGACTATGAATCGCTTCCATGGGGAGATCGTCCAACAAAAGATAGAGAAGATGGCAGGAGGTATGGTGGATTTTACACCCAAGAACAGATACAACATATTGTGCGTTATGCCCAAGAACGAAACATTACGGTAGTTCCTGAGATAGAGATGCCAGCACACGTTACTGCACTGTTCGCAGCCTACCCTGAATTTTCATGCAAAGGGAAAAGACTAAATGTACCAACAGGAAGTTTATGGCCCATTACAGATATCTACTGTGCAGGCAAAGAGGAGACTTTTCAATTTATAGAAGATGTGCTGTCTGAAGTAATGGACCTATTCCCATCTAAATATATACATATTGGTGGCGATGAAGCGAACAAGAAAGAGTGGGAGCATTGTCCAGACTGCCAAAGAAGAATTAAACAAGAGGGACTAGAGAATGTAGAAGCACTACAGAGTTATTTTATCACTCGAGTAGAGAAGTTTCTTAACAAATATGACAGAGAGCTTATCGGATGGGATGAGATCCTTGAAGGAGGACTTGCACCAAATGCAGCAGTGATGTCATGGAGAGGAATGCAAGGTGGGATTAAAGCTGCCAAGATGCACCATCCCGTGGTTATGACCCCAACCCAACATTGTTATTTTGACTACTATCAAGGAGCTAGAGATTTAGAACCTTTGGCATTTGGTGCCAATCTACCAATCGAAAAGGTATACGAGTTCAACCCAGTACCAAAAGAGTTGAATGCTACAGAAGCGAATTATATTCTGGGGGTTCAAGCCAACTTATGGACAGAACATGTCGCAACCACCTCTCATGCAGAATATATGACCTTTCCACGCCTAGCAGCCATGAGTGAGGTAGCCTGGACCAATCAAGAGAATCGAAATTGGAAGGATTTCCAGAAAAGGATGCACAAAGAGTATCTGCGATATCAAAAAGCAGGTATCCATTATGCAAAGAGTGCCTTCAATGTGAATTTTAAGACAGAATACAATGAAGAGAAGAAAGTCAATACGATCATTCTTCAATCATCATCGTTAACAGGAGATATCTATTACACATTAGATGGCACTGAGCCTAATATGCAAAGCAATAGGTATTCCTCTCCAATTACGGTAGACAAAACTACGACAGTAAAAGCGATTCAGATCAAAGATGGACAACCTGTAAGCAAAACAACTGAGACAACTGTATATGTTCATATCGCTTCTGACGGAGTACTTACTCATAACACGATACCAAGTAGCAAATACCCTGATAAAAAGAGGTCGTTACTTAACAATTGTACTATGGGAACACAAACCTTTACGGATGGACAGTGGGTTGGTTACGAAGGGACAGATATGGACGTTACTATTAATCTGGGAAAGGTTGAAACCATCAGCTCACTACAGTCAAGACACTTGTACAACCCTGGATCATGGATATTCTTACCTGCATCTGTTTCTTATGAGTACTCTATGGACAATAAAAAATATCAATCTGCAGGTGTTGTAAGAAATGAGTTTACAAAAGAGAAGACTCCTATCTACTATGATTATCCTCTGATATTAAAATCGCCTATTAAAGCAAGGTATATTCATATTACCGCCAAAAACATTGGAGCCTGTCCTGATTGGCATAGTGGCAAAGGTCAACCATCATGGTTATTCTGTGATGAAATCATTGTCAAGTAA
- a CDS encoding nitrophenyl compound nitroreductase subunit ArsF family protein encodes MKDQLLIIGVLLTFLFSSTHLNAQEKQAESEIEIIYFHFTQRCSTCLAIEQEVKKDIEMEVEMNHKLYTFQSINIDNPDTKEIINAFQVEGQTLLIIKGDRIINLTDEAFQYADYYPDKLAKCLIKTLDSI; translated from the coding sequence ATGAAAGACCAACTTTTAATCATAGGAGTTCTGCTAACCTTTTTATTTTCATCTACACATTTAAATGCGCAAGAGAAACAGGCAGAAAGTGAGATTGAGATAATATACTTCCATTTCACTCAAAGATGTTCTACCTGCCTAGCCATTGAGCAAGAAGTAAAGAAGGATATCGAGATGGAGGTAGAGATGAATCACAAACTTTACACGTTTCAATCAATAAATATTGACAATCCCGACACAAAGGAGATTATCAATGCATTTCAAGTTGAAGGACAAACACTACTGATCATTAAAGGAGATAGAATCATTAATCTAACAGATGAAGCATTTCAGTATGCTGATTACTATCCAGACAAGCTAGCCAAGTGTTTAATTAAAACATTGGATTCGATTTAA
- a CDS encoding phosphohydrolase, whose amino-acid sequence MSLVLTDSIEKKVTQDIKALFVSQEGSHDWQHIVRVWNTARKIHAVENRGSLLTIFLAAMLHDVADAKLKIRDEAWIQQYLEQLKLPTVLIEEVMFITQHISFKKQKQQPTSGSINFQIVQDADRLDAIGAIGIARAFAYGGSVNAALYDENHLDGNREEDNSTLDHFYAKLFRIEEKINTPYGKVIARERTLYMKQFVAQLKEECQPIN is encoded by the coding sequence ATGTCTTTAGTACTCACCGATTCTATTGAGAAGAAGGTAACCCAAGATATCAAAGCCCTGTTCGTTTCGCAGGAAGGAAGCCATGATTGGCAACACATTGTAAGGGTATGGAATACCGCTAGAAAGATCCACGCTGTTGAGAATAGAGGATCTCTTCTAACTATCTTTTTAGCTGCGATGCTACACGATGTGGCAGACGCCAAATTAAAGATACGGGACGAAGCGTGGATTCAACAATATTTGGAACAACTTAAACTCCCTACTGTCCTCATAGAGGAGGTGATGTTTATTACACAACATATCTCTTTCAAGAAACAGAAACAACAGCCTACAAGCGGTTCGATAAATTTTCAGATAGTACAAGATGCAGATAGACTAGATGCTATTGGCGCGATAGGCATTGCACGTGCGTTTGCTTATGGTGGCTCGGTTAATGCAGCCCTCTACGATGAGAATCATCTAGACGGCAATAGAGAAGAGGATAACAGCACATTGGATCACTTCTATGCCAAGTTATTTCGTATAGAAGAGAAGATCAATACGCCATATGGCAAAGTTATTGCGAGAGAGAGAACCCTCTACATGAAGCAATTTGTAGCGCAGCTAAAAGAAGAATGTCAACCGATTAATTAA
- a CDS encoding M48 family metallopeptidase, with protein MHTDTLLVILITIITGQFLFNTLLTYLNNRNRGASLPDSLKDIYEIQEYEKSQAYGKANAKLSMISSSLSFLITFTIIATRMFGSLDLWLGEYTDNPIWHALLFFGILGIASTIIDIPFSYYSTFVIEERYGFNRSTLKTFVTDLIKSLVVGGVIGGILLALIVKSYLVLGSHFFLIAFAIVAGFSLFMLLFYSSIIVPLFNKQTPLEDGELKNKIMGFAGQVDFPIKEIYVIDGSKRSAKANAYFTGLGKMKRIVLYDTLIDQLDSDEILAVLAHEVGHAKKRHVIQSMFLSLTQTFIIFYLLSLALEQPATSYVMGSDKPTFELGLLFFSFVLTPITEITSIVMSIFSRKNEYQADDFAKQHGLKEGLIGGLKKLTKNSLANLTPHPFVVKCSYSHPTLSQRIDHLNQNSAPSGLNSDSE; from the coding sequence ATGCATACAGATACATTGTTAGTGATCTTAATAACGATCATCACTGGACAGTTTTTGTTCAACACCCTTTTGACCTATTTAAACAATAGAAATAGAGGTGCATCACTACCCGATAGTCTAAAAGACATTTATGAAATCCAAGAGTATGAGAAGTCGCAAGCATATGGGAAAGCCAATGCGAAACTATCGATGATTTCGAGTAGCTTAAGCTTTCTAATTACTTTCACCATTATTGCGACCAGGATGTTTGGCTCCCTTGACCTTTGGCTAGGAGAATATACAGATAATCCGATATGGCATGCCTTACTATTTTTTGGCATTTTGGGCATTGCTTCTACTATTATCGACATACCTTTCTCTTACTATAGCACATTTGTTATTGAGGAACGCTATGGTTTTAATCGCTCTACACTGAAGACTTTCGTTACTGACCTCATCAAATCTTTGGTTGTCGGAGGAGTGATTGGTGGTATTCTGTTGGCACTTATCGTAAAGTCTTATTTGGTATTAGGAAGTCACTTCTTTCTTATCGCATTTGCCATAGTTGCAGGATTCTCTCTTTTTATGCTTCTGTTCTATTCATCGATCATTGTACCGCTGTTTAATAAGCAGACACCATTAGAGGATGGAGAGCTAAAAAATAAGATTATGGGGTTTGCAGGTCAAGTTGACTTTCCTATCAAAGAGATTTATGTTATTGATGGATCTAAAAGAAGTGCCAAAGCCAATGCATACTTTACAGGATTGGGAAAGATGAAACGAATTGTGTTATATGATACGCTCATAGATCAGCTCGATAGCGATGAGATCCTTGCAGTATTAGCTCATGAAGTGGGGCATGCGAAGAAGAGACATGTAATCCAAAGTATGTTCCTTTCTCTTACACAGACATTCATCATCTTTTATCTATTATCCTTGGCTTTAGAACAACCAGCAACCTCTTATGTAATGGGATCAGACAAGCCAACTTTTGAGTTAGGGTTGCTTTTCTTCTCGTTTGTTCTTACGCCAATAACAGAAATCACCTCAATTGTTATGTCGATCTTCAGTCGTAAGAATGAATACCAAGCGGATGATTTTGCGAAACAACATGGCTTAAAAGAGGGGCTGATTGGAGGGCTTAAGAAGTTAACTAAAAATAGTCTTGCTAACCTCACCCCACATCCTTTTGTTGTTAAATGCTCCTATTCTCACCCAACTTTGTCACAGAGGATTGATCATCTTAACCAGAATAGTGCACCAAGTGGATTAAACAGTGATTCTGAATAG
- a CDS encoding leucine-rich repeat domain-containing protein, which yields MKHIIDNGEWSYSFIDPSDKKKGVNLIQFTGDHFDGAIPSIIDQFQVVAIGSGEEKRPLLSCQDLSNISHITFSNDSYLTEISPYCFEGNKDLTGITFPDSIIKIGDMAFKGCEKLQELILPMDLELIDGGAFWDCFSLRKVHFNDKLTTIESWAFMGCIELVELHFGENLFQIGKWAFQDCTKLKTVVFNENLKVVLGASFKNCTALREVTPNAKLKHFWGPVFQGCKNIEKVTLHDNFKTIGRSAFKDCVRLKVINLPSSLLNIEGQAFENCKLLKKVEVERTAAPLTVLGEDAFKASGISLIIIPKNTCYAKEENWADLKPLFSTK from the coding sequence ATGAAACATATTATAGACAACGGTGAATGGAGCTACTCTTTTATCGACCCCTCAGATAAAAAAAAAGGAGTAAATCTAATTCAGTTCACGGGTGATCATTTTGATGGAGCTATCCCTTCTATTATTGATCAGTTTCAGGTAGTGGCAATTGGTAGTGGAGAAGAAAAACGTCCTCTTTTATCCTGTCAAGACCTTTCGAATATTTCCCATATTACATTTTCCAACGACTCTTATCTTACTGAAATAAGCCCCTACTGCTTTGAAGGAAATAAAGACCTAACAGGTATCACATTTCCCGATTCGATTATCAAGATTGGAGACATGGCATTTAAAGGGTGTGAAAAGTTACAGGAATTAATACTCCCCATGGATCTTGAATTGATTGATGGTGGAGCATTTTGGGACTGTTTTAGCTTAAGAAAGGTGCATTTTAACGATAAGCTCACCACTATAGAGTCATGGGCTTTCATGGGCTGTATAGAGCTAGTAGAGCTACATTTTGGAGAGAACTTGTTTCAAATAGGCAAATGGGCTTTTCAAGATTGCACTAAGCTTAAAACAGTTGTGTTTAATGAAAACCTTAAGGTTGTGTTGGGCGCATCGTTTAAGAACTGTACTGCTTTAAGAGAAGTGACACCAAATGCAAAGCTTAAACATTTCTGGGGCCCAGTATTTCAAGGATGTAAAAACATCGAAAAGGTGACCCTGCATGATAATTTTAAAACCATTGGACGATCTGCATTTAAAGATTGTGTAAGACTTAAAGTGATCAACCTACCTTCTTCCCTACTAAACATTGAAGGACAGGCATTTGAGAATTGCAAATTATTAAAGAAAGTAGAAGTAGAAAGAACAGCTGCTCCATTAACGGTATTAGGAGAAGATGCTTTCAAAGCTAGTGGTATTTCACTTATTATCATTCCCAAAAATACATGTTATGCCAAAGAAGAAAATTGGGCAGATCTAAAGCCTCTATTTTCCACGAAATAA
- a CDS encoding metalloregulator ArsR/SmtB family transcription factor: MDINSNITEEQKQVARFAKALGHPIRIYILKRLNELCCCYSGDLTEELPIAKSTLSQHLKELKNAGLIQGEIQTPRIKYCINKENWEKAKVLFGDLFK; this comes from the coding sequence ATGGACATAAACAGTAATATTACCGAAGAGCAAAAACAGGTTGCTCGTTTTGCAAAAGCTTTAGGGCATCCTATTAGGATATATATATTAAAACGATTGAATGAGTTATGCTGTTGCTATAGTGGGGATCTGACAGAGGAACTTCCTATTGCTAAATCTACCCTATCACAACATCTAAAAGAACTCAAGAATGCTGGATTGATACAGGGAGAGATTCAAACGCCAAGAATTAAATATTGTATTAATAAAGAGAATTGGGAGAAAGCAAAGGTTCTATTTGGAGATCTCTTTAAATAA
- a CDS encoding DUF418 domain-containing protein: MNTPLTSTHRIELVDFLRGFALMAIILLHHLEHFNLFGHPKSTYEWLNILDACVYKGIFFLFAGKAYSIFSILFGLSFWIQYRNAQQRGHSYDLRFMWRMIVLMVIAFCHATFYNGDILMFYAVVGLLLPFLQKLKDRWLILIVVVCFLQPYDLYVAIESYLNPTQSFTINRWSVYANQWAKVAETPNIWDNMVANWKYGLLFDNLWQIENGRFFHLIIYYIIGMRLGKANSFEVNKTNNDFWKYLFLICLSLSVLSIAFIPEANALCTSKYFHHSYGIITEGLKKFFMTGVWISLLTLLWFRFKGMKWQRWFVPYGRMSLTNYISQSILGVFIYYPMGLGLYNKVGATISVVIALIVFVSQCLFSWWWLRRYKQGPIEYVWKKLTWIRI; encoded by the coding sequence ATGAACACACCTCTTACGTCAACACATAGGATTGAACTTGTTGACTTTCTTCGGGGATTTGCCCTGATGGCTATCATCTTATTACATCACCTTGAACATTTTAATCTTTTTGGACATCCAAAATCAACTTATGAGTGGTTAAATATTCTTGATGCGTGCGTTTATAAAGGGATCTTTTTTCTCTTTGCGGGTAAAGCTTACTCTATATTTTCGATACTATTTGGATTGAGCTTTTGGATTCAATATCGAAATGCACAACAGCGAGGTCACTCTTATGATTTAAGGTTTATGTGGCGAATGATTGTCTTGATGGTAATCGCTTTTTGTCATGCAACTTTCTATAATGGAGATATCCTTATGTTTTATGCAGTGGTAGGATTACTTTTGCCATTCTTGCAAAAATTAAAAGATCGATGGCTGATTCTGATCGTGGTTGTCTGTTTCTTACAGCCATATGATCTCTATGTTGCAATAGAATCTTATTTGAACCCTACACAGTCTTTTACGATTAATCGTTGGTCTGTATATGCCAATCAATGGGCCAAAGTTGCTGAAACCCCAAATATTTGGGATAATATGGTTGCCAATTGGAAGTATGGTCTGTTATTTGATAATTTGTGGCAGATCGAAAATGGTCGTTTTTTTCACCTGATAATATACTATATCATTGGTATGAGACTAGGTAAAGCCAATAGTTTTGAGGTAAATAAGACAAATAATGATTTCTGGAAGTATCTATTCTTAATCTGTTTGTCCCTCTCTGTATTGTCTATTGCATTTATACCTGAAGCGAATGCACTCTGTACATCAAAATATTTTCACCACTCTTATGGAATAATTACCGAAGGGCTAAAGAAATTTTTTATGACAGGAGTTTGGATATCACTATTGACACTTCTGTGGTTTCGATTTAAGGGAATGAAATGGCAAAGATGGTTTGTACCATATGGTCGAATGAGTTTAACCAACTATATTTCTCAATCGATATTAGGAGTGTTTATCTATTACCCTATGGGATTGGGCTTGTATAATAAAGTAGGTGCTACGATAAGTGTTGTAATTGCTTTAATCGTTTTTGTGTCGCAATGTCTCTTTAGTTGGTGGTGGTTACGAAGATACAAGCAAGGGCCTATAGAGTATGTGTGGAAAAAGCTTACTTGGATAAGGATTTAG